In Labrys monachus, the genomic stretch GCCGACGGTCTTTCATCCCCTTCTGGTCCATATCGAGGTCGATGAAGCCGTCTATTTCAACCTGTTCAGCGCCTTGTGGCGCGTCGATCCCAAGGGGGCTTTCCAGCCCGATCTGGTGGCGGAAATCCCCACGGTCGAGAATGGCGGCATCTCGGCGGATGGCCTCAACTGGCGCATCAAGCTCAAGGACAACGTCAAATGGCATGACGGCACGCCGTTCACGGCCGATGACGTGAAGTTCAACATCGAGCTGATCCAGAATCCGAAATTCATCGCGGGCCGCCGGGCGGGCCACGAACTGGTCCGCGACATCAAGATCGTCAGCCCCACCGAGCTGACCTGGCGCATGGAGAAGGCCTATGCGCCCTATCCGGCCATCCTGTCCTGGACCTTCCTCGTGCCCAAGCACATCCTGGAAAAGGAAGCCGATCTCAACAAGCCCGCCTTCACCACCAGCCCGGTCGGCACCGGCCCCTTCAAATGGGTGGAACGGGTGCCGGGCGACCACATCACGCTTGCCGCCCATGACGGCTATCACGGCGACGGCCCCTATCTGGAAAGACTGATCGTCAAGTACATTCCCGATATGACCGTGCTCTACACGCAGTTCCAGACCGGAGACATCGACTATATCGGCCTGCAGGGCATCACCCCCGACCACTATGAGGAGGCCAAGGGCCTCGCCGACCGCGCCGTGATGCCGGTGCCGCAGCCCTTCATCGAGAACATCGCCGTCAATGTCGGCCTGCCCGTGTTCAAGGACAAGGCGGTTCGCGAGGCTCTCTACTACGGCATGGACAAGAAGAGCGTCATCGAACAGATCTATTACGGCCTGCCGAGCGAGACGGAGTCCTTCCTGCCCAAGCAGTCCTGGGCCTTCAATCCCGATCTGCCCAAGCATGAATTCGATCCGGAAAAGGCCAAGAAGATCCTCGACGAGGCCGGCTGGGCGCTGGGATCGGACGGGGTGCGGGCCAAGGACGGCGTGCGGCTCGAATTCGTCAACTCGACGACCGCCGGCAACCACGTCCGCGAACAGGCGCAGCAATTGCTGCAGCAGAACTGGGCCGATATCGGCGCCAAGATGACCATCAACAATCTGCCCCCGGCGGTGATGTGGGGCGATTTCTGGATGCAATCCAAGTTCGAAAGCGCGATGGTGGGCATCGGCTTCATGATCGGGCCCGATCCGGACGCCACCGATTTCTTCTCCAGCCGCTCCATCGGCGCGAAGGGCGGCTCCGGGCAGAACACCACCCAGTTCGAGAACCCCGAGGTCGACGGCCTTCTGGCGGAAGGCGCCAAGACGGTGGACCTCGAAAAGCGCAAGGCGGCCTACAGGAAGATGCAGGAGGTGACGCGCGCCGAGCTGCCTTATCTGCCGATCTTCCAATATGCGATGGTTTCGGGTGTCAAGGCCAAGCTCGAAGGCTTTACGCCCAACGTCAACGTGCAGGAGAATTGCTGGAACGCCAACACCTGGTACTGGGCGACCTGATCGCCGGCAATCCGGCGCGGCGGAGCCGTTCTCCGCCTCGTCTTTCCGCCATCGGCCGGGAGCATCGAATTTGGTCCGTTTCTTCATCGGTCGCCTCGCGCAGAGCCTCGTTCTGCTCGTGCTCGTCTCCGCCATCGGCTTCGCCGTGTTGCATCTGGCACCGGGCGGGCCGCTGTCGCAGTTCGCGCTCGTGCCCGGCCTGTCCCAGGCCGACATCGCGCGCATCGCCCACGAGATGGGGCTCGACCGGCCGCTTCCGGTCCAATATTGGGAGTGGTTCTCCCGGCTGCTGGCCGGCGACTGGGGGCGGTCATACCGCGACAGCCAGCCCGTCCTCGCCGTCATCGGCTCGCGCCTGCCGGCGACGCTGGAATTGATGGTCGCGGCGATCCTGATCGCCGTGGTCATCGGCATATCCGTCGGCATCATGGGCGCGGTGCGGCGCTATTCGATATTCGACACGCTGGCGACCGTCGGGGCGATGGTCGCGCTGTCGATCCCCACCTTCTGGTTCGGCCTGATCACCATCTATGTCTTCGCCGTCAAGCTGCAGTGGCTGCCGGCGGGAAACCGCGCCACCATCGGCGGCGGCGGGTCGATCCTGGACTATTTGCACCATCTCATCGCCCCCGCTCTGGTGCTGGCGCTCGTCGAGGTGGCGGTGTGGAGCCGCTACATGCGCTCCTCCATGCTGGACGTGATCAACCAGGATTATATCCGCACCGCGCGGGCGAAGGGGCTGCCGGAGCGGACCATCCTGCTGCACCACGCCTTCCGCAACGCCCTCCTGCCGATGATCACGCTGGCGGGGCTGGAACTGCCGAGCCTGCTCGGCGGCGCGCTGGTCACCGAGACGGTGTTCACCTGGCCCGGGATGGGGCGGCTCTTCCTCGATTCGCTGGGATATCGCGACTATCCGGTGGTGATGGGCATCCTGATGTTTTCGGCCATCCTGGTCCTGCTCGGCAATCTGCTGGCGGACCTGCTCTGCGCGGTCGCCGATCCGCGCATCCGGCTCACGTGAGGAGGCCCCGATGTCGATGTCGTCAGTGACCGCGCCGGCCGCATCCCCGTCGGGATCGGCGCGTCTTCGCAGCCGCGCATTGCGGCGCTTCCTGCGTCACCGGCTCGCCGTGTTCGGCGCTTGCGCGATTGCCGCCCTGGTGCTGGCGACGATCGCCGGGCCATGGGTCATCCCGTTCGACCAGCTCCACATCGATTTGCGCCACCGCTTCGAGCCGCCGCCGGCCGGCGGCCATGTGTTCGGCACCGACCAGCTCGGCCGGGACCTTCTGGTGCGGCTTTTGATGGCGGGTCGGATTTCCCTCACCATCGGTTTTGCCGCCATGCTCGTCAGCACCGCGATCGGCGTGCTGGTCGGGGTGACGGCCGGCTATTACGGGCGCTGGCTGGGCCTCGCTCTGATGCGCTTCGTCGATGCGATGCTCTGCTTTCCCTCGATCTTTCTACTTCTGGTGCTGGCCGCCTTCATTCACCCCGACGTGCTGACGCTGACCTTGATCATCGCGGCCACCAGCTGGATGGAGGTGGCGCGGGTCGTCCAGAGCCAGATCCGCACCTTGCGCGAACGCGACTTCACCGCCGCTGCCGAATTGCTCGGCGCTTCGGGCCGCCACGTGATGTTCAACGAATTGCTGCCCAACGCGGCGGGGCCGATCATCGTGGCCGCCACGCTGACGGTGGCGCGGGCGATCCTGATGGAGGCCTATGTGAGCTTTCTCGGCTACGGCATCCAGGCGCCGACCGCCAGCTGGGGCAACATGCTCAACAATGCCCAGCAATATCTCGGCTCCGCCCCCTGGCTCGCGATATTCCCCGGCCTGATGATCACGCTGGCGGTGACCAGCTTCAACTTCGTCGGCGACGGCTTGCGCGATGCGCTCGACGCCCGCTTCGATCTGGCTTGAGAGCGGGGGGGACGGGCATGATTTCGGCAAGCGAGCCTCGTACCGCAGTCTCGGTTCCGCCGCCTCCCGGGCATGGCGCGGCGGCCGGCGGGCCTGCGATCCTGGAAGTGCGCAATCTCTCCGTGACCTTCAGGACGGAGAACGGGCCCATCCATGCGGTGCAGGACGTCTCCTTTGCCTTGCGGCCGCAGGAGACCCTGGCGCTGGTCGGCGAGTCGGGATCGGGCAAGAGCGTCACCAGCCTGGCGATCATGCGCCTGACGCCGCCGGCGCCCAGGGTCAGGCTGGGCGGGAGCGTCCTGCTGAGTGGCGGCGCGGCGCCGCGCGATCTGGCGACGCTCGACGACCGGGCCATGCGCCTGGTGCGCGGCAACGAGATCTCGATGATCTTCCAGGAACCGATGACCTCGCTCAACCCCGTGCACCATATCGGCGACCAGATCGCGGAGGCGGTGATGTTCCATCGCGGCGTCAGCCGCCGCGCCGCCCTGGCGCGCGCCGTGGAGCTTCTCGACCGGGTGGGCATTCCGGAAGCCCGGCGCCGGCTGTCCTCCTATCCCCATCATCTGTCCGGCGGCATGCGCCAGCGGGTGATGATCGCCATCGCGCTGGCCTGCGACCCTCGGATCCTCATCGCCGACGAGCCGACGACGGCGCTCGACGTCACGGTGCAGGCCCAGATCCTGGCGCTTTTGAGGGAACTGCAGACCGCGACCGGCATGGCGATCATCTTCATCACCCATAATCTCGGCGTCGTCGCGGAGATCGCCGACCAGGTCATGGTGATGTATGCCGGCCGCATCGTCGAGCAGGGCGGCGTCG encodes the following:
- a CDS encoding ABC transporter permease → MVRFFIGRLAQSLVLLVLVSAIGFAVLHLAPGGPLSQFALVPGLSQADIARIAHEMGLDRPLPVQYWEWFSRLLAGDWGRSYRDSQPVLAVIGSRLPATLELMVAAILIAVVIGISVGIMGAVRRYSIFDTLATVGAMVALSIPTFWFGLITIYVFAVKLQWLPAGNRATIGGGGSILDYLHHLIAPALVLALVEVAVWSRYMRSSMLDVINQDYIRTARAKGLPERTILLHHAFRNALLPMITLAGLELPSLLGGALVTETVFTWPGMGRLFLDSLGYRDYPVVMGILMFSAILVLLGNLLADLLCAVADPRIRLT
- a CDS encoding peptide ABC transporter substrate-binding protein codes for the protein MTEHSKDKTGLRGASILKPSRRQLLALGASAGFLTWLGPQRGWIDAAHAATPPAKPTGQAIVGLSQEPTVFHPLLVHIEVDEAVYFNLFSALWRVDPKGAFQPDLVAEIPTVENGGISADGLNWRIKLKDNVKWHDGTPFTADDVKFNIELIQNPKFIAGRRAGHELVRDIKIVSPTELTWRMEKAYAPYPAILSWTFLVPKHILEKEADLNKPAFTTSPVGTGPFKWVERVPGDHITLAAHDGYHGDGPYLERLIVKYIPDMTVLYTQFQTGDIDYIGLQGITPDHYEEAKGLADRAVMPVPQPFIENIAVNVGLPVFKDKAVREALYYGMDKKSVIEQIYYGLPSETESFLPKQSWAFNPDLPKHEFDPEKAKKILDEAGWALGSDGVRAKDGVRLEFVNSTTAGNHVREQAQQLLQQNWADIGAKMTINNLPPAVMWGDFWMQSKFESAMVGIGFMIGPDPDATDFFSSRSIGAKGGSGQNTTQFENPEVDGLLAEGAKTVDLEKRKAAYRKMQEVTRAELPYLPIFQYAMVSGVKAKLEGFTPNVNVQENCWNANTWYWAT
- a CDS encoding ABC transporter ATP-binding protein codes for the protein MISASEPRTAVSVPPPPGHGAAAGGPAILEVRNLSVTFRTENGPIHAVQDVSFALRPQETLALVGESGSGKSVTSLAIMRLTPPAPRVRLGGSVLLSGGAAPRDLATLDDRAMRLVRGNEISMIFQEPMTSLNPVHHIGDQIAEAVMFHRGVSRRAALARAVELLDRVGIPEARRRLSSYPHHLSGGMRQRVMIAIALACDPRILIADEPTTALDVTVQAQILALLRELQTATGMAIIFITHNLGVVAEIADQVMVMYAGRIVEQGGVVPVMKQPRMPYTQGLLRSVPRMDLAGQGGGRLEAIPGSVPDPLNLPPGCAFAPRCGHAEQGICDAAIPPLEPTAPGHSVRCARWRELAMRGA
- a CDS encoding ABC transporter permease, with translation MSSVTAPAASPSGSARLRSRALRRFLRHRLAVFGACAIAALVLATIAGPWVIPFDQLHIDLRHRFEPPPAGGHVFGTDQLGRDLLVRLLMAGRISLTIGFAAMLVSTAIGVLVGVTAGYYGRWLGLALMRFVDAMLCFPSIFLLLVLAAFIHPDVLTLTLIIAATSWMEVARVVQSQIRTLRERDFTAAAELLGASGRHVMFNELLPNAAGPIIVAATLTVARAILMEAYVSFLGYGIQAPTASWGNMLNNAQQYLGSAPWLAIFPGLMITLAVTSFNFVGDGLRDALDARFDLA